One window of Saccharopolyspora phatthalungensis genomic DNA carries:
- a CDS encoding universal stress protein: MSDTPVVVGVDGSSYSITAAKWAAGEAEARRAHQLRFVMVTEDPLRDDEAWEIIGSVVDQLKSGHTGLEVSSEVEHGHPADVLVRQSDGAQLVVVGSRGQSALSAILIGSVSFKVAMHAHCPIVVVRSTATSGGPVVVGLDNSPYSRAALRYAFDAAARYEAELVAMRVWRDVGYAPSVPTLAEEMTELREEAQRGLAEQLSGWSERYPDVQVHKVVQRGHPVAELAAAADQARLLVVGHHGRGEFSGLLGSVAAGVIQHAPCPVAVVRGEHG; this comes from the coding sequence ATGTCGGATACCCCTGTGGTTGTGGGAGTGGACGGCTCCAGCTACTCCATCACGGCGGCGAAGTGGGCTGCTGGTGAGGCTGAGGCGCGGCGGGCGCATCAACTGCGGTTCGTGATGGTGACCGAGGATCCGCTGCGCGATGACGAGGCGTGGGAAATCATCGGATCGGTGGTCGACCAGCTCAAGTCCGGGCACACGGGTCTGGAGGTCTCGTCGGAGGTCGAACATGGCCACCCGGCCGACGTGCTGGTGCGCCAGTCCGACGGTGCGCAGCTGGTCGTGGTCGGGTCGCGCGGCCAAAGCGCGCTGAGCGCGATCCTGATCGGATCGGTCAGCTTCAAGGTGGCCATGCACGCGCACTGCCCGATCGTCGTGGTCCGAAGCACAGCAACATCGGGCGGGCCGGTCGTCGTCGGATTGGACAACTCCCCCTACAGCCGCGCCGCACTGCGGTACGCGTTCGACGCCGCAGCCCGCTACGAAGCCGAGCTCGTGGCGATGCGGGTGTGGCGAGACGTCGGCTACGCCCCGAGCGTACCGACACTCGCCGAAGAGATGACTGAGCTGCGGGAGGAAGCGCAACGCGGCCTAGCCGAACAGCTCTCCGGCTGGTCAGAACGCTACCCGGATGTGCAGGTCCACAAGGTCGTACAACGCGGGCACCCGGTGGCCGAGCTCGCTGCCGCCGCCGACCAGGCGCGTCTGCTGGTCGTCGGACATCACGGCCGAGGTGAGTTCAGCGGGTTGCTGGGCTCGGTGGCGGCCGGGGTGATTCAGCACGCCCCGTGCCCGGTGGCGGTGGTCCGCGGCGAGCACGGATGA
- a CDS encoding universal stress protein, whose product MTTAQAKPVVVGIDGSSSALNAARWAAAEAHRRRSWLRVVFADVFALVYLPDLPTMPLPETYANAMARQAQQWLHRAKEEATAAAPGVDVRTFVRAGGAIPVLISESRHAQLAVVGSSGLGGFTGLFVGSAAIGLCAHGHCSVAVVRQPPTAAPDAPVVVGVDDSPHEETVLKTAFEEATMRGVALEAVHAWHTIGTEQAWSSFHSQGYRATIQADEERILAETLAGWNEKYPDVEVRHIVAHNKPARALHEHAQHAQLLVVGSRGRGPVTGLLLGSTSQQLVHHAPCPLIVAR is encoded by the coding sequence ATGACCACTGCACAGGCGAAGCCGGTCGTCGTGGGCATCGACGGGTCCTCATCGGCACTCAACGCCGCGCGGTGGGCCGCCGCGGAGGCCCACCGACGCCGCTCCTGGTTACGCGTGGTTTTCGCCGACGTCTTCGCACTGGTGTACCTACCGGACCTGCCAACGATGCCGCTCCCGGAGACCTACGCCAACGCCATGGCGCGGCAAGCTCAGCAATGGCTGCACCGCGCCAAGGAGGAAGCGACCGCCGCAGCCCCGGGGGTGGACGTCCGGACCTTCGTGCGCGCCGGCGGCGCCATTCCCGTGCTCATCAGCGAGTCACGGCACGCCCAACTCGCCGTCGTCGGTAGCAGCGGCCTCGGCGGCTTCACCGGACTGTTCGTGGGCTCCGCCGCAATCGGCCTCTGCGCACATGGACATTGCTCGGTCGCGGTGGTGCGGCAGCCGCCGACCGCCGCTCCCGACGCCCCGGTCGTCGTCGGCGTGGATGATTCTCCCCACGAGGAAACGGTGCTGAAGACGGCATTCGAGGAAGCCACGATGCGCGGTGTCGCGCTTGAGGCCGTGCACGCCTGGCACACGATCGGCACCGAGCAGGCCTGGTCCAGCTTTCACAGCCAGGGCTATCGGGCGACGATCCAGGCCGACGAGGAACGCATCCTCGCCGAAACCCTGGCGGGATGGAACGAGAAGTACCCCGACGTCGAGGTACGCCACATCGTGGCGCACAACAAACCGGCACGAGCACTGCATGAGCACGCGCAGCACGCGCAGCTGCTGGTCGTTGGATCACGCGGGCGTGGGCCGGTCACGGGCCTGCTGCTGGGTTCGACGAGCCAGCAGTTGGTGCACCACGCACCGTGTCCGCTCATCGTGGCCCGCTGA
- a CDS encoding ubiquitin-like protein Pup produces MRQEKRQQHGHPDGDNDTAEPNPTGQQRREKLEDETESMLDEIDDVLEENAEVFVRSYVQKGGQ; encoded by the coding sequence ATGCGCCAGGAGAAGCGCCAGCAACACGGTCACCCCGACGGTGACAACGACACGGCTGAACCAAATCCCACAGGTCAACAGCGGCGAGAGAAGTTGGAAGACGAAACCGAGTCCATGCTGGACGAGATCGATGATGTCCTAGAGGAGAACGCCGAGGTATTCGTTCGGTCATACGTGCAAAAAGGCGGTCAGTAG
- a CDS encoding phosphoribosyltransferase: MPFVDRKEAGRKLAQRLRYLRGQDVVVLGLPRGGIPVAFEVARALEAPLDVIVVRKLGVPFHPELGMGAIGEGDVRVINDEVMWRAGVGAEELAEVEQRERAELDRRAQLFRGDRARVEVTGRTAVVVDDGIATGSTAAVACQIARAQGATRVILAVPVAAPDALDRLGEVADELVCLEAPEWFVAIGQWYSDFSQTLDAEVMDLLDRAAQARPAPAVSPAADPEVWVRDEEVEVQAGPARLAGHLTVPEAERAEGIAIFAHGSGSSRHSPRNRYVAGIFNRAGLGTLLFDLLAGEEEFDRSNVFDIELLGRRLVEVTAWLRAQPEADGLGIGYFGASTGAAAALWAAAEAPADVAAVVSRGGRPDLAADRLSEVQAPTLLIVGSRDDAIMGLNQQAQALLRCENRLAIVPGATHLFEEEGTLDEAAELARDWFTDHLTPARQPII; the protein is encoded by the coding sequence ATGCCGTTTGTCGACCGCAAAGAGGCCGGGCGGAAGCTCGCACAGCGGCTGCGGTACCTACGGGGGCAGGACGTCGTAGTCCTCGGGTTACCACGGGGCGGTATTCCGGTTGCGTTCGAGGTGGCTCGGGCTCTGGAGGCGCCGTTGGACGTGATCGTGGTGCGCAAGCTGGGTGTTCCCTTCCACCCGGAACTGGGGATGGGTGCCATCGGGGAAGGCGATGTCCGGGTCATCAACGATGAGGTGATGTGGCGGGCCGGGGTCGGCGCCGAGGAGTTGGCCGAGGTCGAGCAGCGCGAGCGTGCCGAGCTGGACCGGCGAGCACAGCTGTTCCGCGGTGATCGCGCGCGGGTGGAGGTTACCGGCCGGACGGCGGTGGTGGTCGATGACGGGATCGCGACCGGCTCGACCGCAGCGGTGGCCTGCCAGATCGCTCGAGCACAGGGCGCGACGCGGGTGATCTTGGCTGTGCCGGTGGCAGCACCCGACGCGCTGGACAGACTCGGCGAGGTAGCGGACGAGCTGGTGTGCCTGGAAGCACCGGAGTGGTTCGTGGCGATCGGTCAGTGGTACTCAGATTTCTCCCAAACCCTGGATGCGGAGGTCATGGACTTACTCGACCGGGCGGCGCAGGCCCGTCCCGCACCAGCGGTCTCCCCAGCGGCCGACCCCGAAGTGTGGGTGCGGGATGAGGAGGTCGAAGTGCAGGCTGGTCCGGCGCGCCTGGCCGGGCACCTCACCGTGCCCGAAGCCGAGCGGGCCGAGGGGATCGCGATCTTCGCACACGGCAGCGGCAGCAGCCGACACAGCCCGCGCAACCGGTACGTCGCCGGGATCTTCAATCGGGCGGGACTGGGAACCTTGTTGTTCGACCTGCTCGCAGGCGAGGAGGAGTTCGACCGGTCGAACGTGTTCGACATCGAACTGCTGGGCCGTCGGCTGGTCGAGGTGACCGCGTGGCTGCGCGCCCAGCCCGAGGCCGACGGCCTCGGGATCGGCTACTTCGGGGCGAGCACCGGCGCTGCCGCCGCATTGTGGGCCGCAGCCGAGGCACCAGCCGATGTGGCCGCCGTCGTCTCCCGCGGCGGTCGGCCCGACCTGGCTGCGGACCGGCTGTCCGAGGTGCAGGCACCAACACTGTTGATCGTCGGCAGCCGCGACGACGCGATCATGGGGCTCAACCAACAGGCCCAAGCCTTGCTGCGGTGCGAGAACCGACTAGCGATCGTGCCCGGCGCAACCCACCTCTTCGAAGAGGAAGGCACCCTCGACGAAGCCGCCGAACTCGCCCGCGACTGGTTCACCGACCACCTCACACCGGCCAGGCAACCCATCATCTGA
- a CDS encoding Rv1733c family protein has translation MEGSLRNNLRWLVHALRSTPNSLRRPADRVAAAIMAVLLAAALIGIPVAVWAGFAVHARESAEAAVAVTVTRSVAAVVVEPPQTRFSGENREVQTVTWWSKVQWLGMDGLPRVDTARVPPSTEVGGTVPLWVDSADRITEAPDSDVEVLVGAVTSAVMVLIAWQAVCLGLLFLTRVTADSLATRAWHREWEIVEPKWTRQER, from the coding sequence ATGGAAGGTTCACTGCGGAACAACCTCCGTTGGCTTGTCCACGCGCTGCGTTCGACGCCGAACTCGTTGCGACGCCCGGCGGATCGAGTGGCAGCCGCGATCATGGCCGTGCTGCTGGCCGCCGCATTGATCGGAATTCCCGTTGCGGTATGGGCCGGGTTCGCCGTCCATGCGAGGGAATCGGCCGAGGCGGCCGTTGCTGTCACCGTCACTCGTTCAGTCGCGGCAGTTGTCGTCGAACCACCGCAGACCCGGTTTTCCGGCGAGAATCGGGAGGTCCAAACCGTCACCTGGTGGTCGAAGGTCCAGTGGCTGGGCATGGACGGCCTCCCGCGCGTGGACACCGCGCGTGTACCGCCGAGTACTGAGGTGGGCGGGACCGTGCCGTTGTGGGTGGATTCGGCCGACCGCATCACCGAAGCCCCCGACAGCGATGTTGAGGTGTTGGTCGGTGCAGTCACGTCCGCCGTGATGGTTCTGATCGCGTGGCAGGCCGTGTGTCTCGGACTGCTCTTCCTCACCCGGGTGACCGCGGACTCGCTCGCCACGCGGGCCTGGCATCGGGAGTGGGAGATCGTCGAACCGAAGTGGACTCGCCAGGAACGGTGA
- a CDS encoding universal stress protein: MVRESHAALGAADDVPRVGPYHARERQWQDLNHLVRDCLGEESTPKVDVELVEGDAAEVLAEKSAHAAVLILGDRDRDRGRGRVADAVLGSTALRCTHKAQCPVLVILMGMRPAETEPIEQVLVIDRVLG; this comes from the coding sequence ATGGTGCGGGAGTCGCACGCCGCGTTGGGGGCCGCTGACGATGTACCCCGAGTTGGGCCGTACCACGCCCGGGAGCGGCAGTGGCAAGACCTGAACCACTTGGTGCGCGACTGCCTGGGCGAGGAGTCAACACCGAAGGTCGACGTCGAACTGGTCGAGGGCGACGCCGCCGAGGTGCTGGCCGAGAAGTCGGCGCACGCAGCCGTGCTGATCCTCGGTGATCGTGATCGTGATCGCGGTCGCGGGCGTGTTGCCGACGCGGTGCTCGGTAGCACGGCACTGCGCTGCACCCACAAGGCGCAGTGCCCGGTGCTGGTCATCCTCATGGGCATGCGTCCAGCGGAGACCGAGCCAATCGAACAAGTGCTTGTCATCGACCGGGTGCTGGGTTAG
- a CDS encoding universal stress protein: MGVHGPVVVGVDGSEWSKLAAEWAVQEADLRKAVQVCFVMATEDPSLDETARDTVGPLTEGLADRHPTLKISSDVVHGEPADVLLRWSADAQLLVVGSRGRSSLGATLLGSVSAKAATHAQCPVIVIRGRRDTGPVVVGLDNSPHSSAALKFAFDSASRYGCELRAVQVWQDPEYAPVVPRLGWELIDLRAEAVRGLAEQLAGWTESYPDVTFHKVAQRGHPVAELAAAADDARLLVVGHRGRGGFTGLLLGSVAAGVIHHAQCPISVVRGVNP; the protein is encoded by the coding sequence ATGGGGGTTCATGGACCGGTCGTCGTCGGGGTGGACGGCTCCGAGTGGTCGAAGTTGGCCGCTGAGTGGGCTGTGCAGGAAGCAGACCTGCGGAAGGCAGTGCAGGTCTGCTTCGTGATGGCCACCGAAGACCCCTCATTGGACGAGACCGCCCGGGACACCGTTGGACCATTGACGGAAGGTCTTGCCGACCGCCATCCGACACTAAAGATCTCGTCCGATGTCGTACACGGAGAGCCCGCAGACGTGCTGCTGCGCTGGTCCGCCGATGCCCAGTTGCTCGTGGTCGGTTCGCGGGGCCGAAGCAGCTTGGGGGCGACGCTGCTGGGATCGGTCAGCGCGAAGGCGGCTACCCACGCGCAGTGCCCGGTCATCGTGATCCGCGGTCGTCGGGACACCGGTCCGGTGGTCGTCGGTTTGGACAACTCCCCGCACAGCAGTGCGGCGCTGAAATTCGCTTTCGACTCCGCTTCGCGGTACGGGTGCGAGCTGAGGGCGGTGCAGGTGTGGCAAGACCCCGAATACGCACCGGTCGTGCCGCGCCTGGGGTGGGAGTTGATCGATCTGCGTGCGGAAGCGGTGCGCGGTCTGGCCGAACAACTCGCGGGCTGGACCGAGTCCTACCCGGACGTGACCTTCCACAAGGTCGCACAGCGCGGACATCCGGTCGCCGAACTCGCCGCTGCGGCCGATGATGCGCGCCTGTTGGTCGTCGGGCACCGCGGCCGGGGCGGATTCACCGGGCTGCTGTTGGGATCGGTGGCCGCCGGTGTCATCCACCACGCTCAGTGCCCGATCTCCGTCGTTCGCGGCGTGAATCCCTGA
- the fbp gene encoding fructose-1,6-bisphosphate aldolase/phosphatase — translation MVTLSIIKADTGGFVGHSAVHPEMMSAAQDALSTAVGDRLLLDGKAASCGDDLSLIMMHEHGPDAEEVHSFAWDVFLQTTQIAKRLGLYGAGQDLLSDAFSGNLRGMGPGYAELEFTERPSEPVVCFLADKTEPGAWNLPLYKMFADPFNTAGLVIDAKMHAGFRFEVYDLYEEKRIWFDCPSELYEMLMFIGAPARYVIHSVESKTLQEQAVATSTQRLSLIAGKYVGKDDPVMIVRCQSGLPALGEVLEPFSFAYTAGGCMRGSHHAPMMPVSVDDAHPARFDGPPRVVALGFQVHEGKLIGPRDLFDDPSFDRARAQTNEVMDYLRRHGPFEPHRLPLEDLEYTTMAELEKRLADRWQAMPAAVPAPR, via the coding sequence ATGGTCACGTTGAGCATCATCAAGGCGGACACCGGCGGGTTCGTCGGCCATTCCGCGGTGCACCCGGAGATGATGAGTGCGGCGCAGGACGCGTTGAGCACGGCGGTGGGCGATCGTCTGTTGCTGGATGGGAAGGCTGCCAGTTGCGGCGACGACCTGTCGCTGATCATGATGCACGAGCACGGCCCCGATGCGGAGGAGGTGCACTCCTTCGCCTGGGACGTGTTCCTCCAAACCACGCAGATCGCCAAGCGTCTCGGTCTGTACGGCGCGGGTCAGGATCTGCTGTCGGATGCCTTTAGCGGGAATCTGCGCGGCATGGGACCGGGCTATGCGGAGCTGGAGTTCACCGAACGCCCGAGCGAGCCGGTGGTGTGCTTCCTGGCGGACAAGACCGAGCCCGGGGCGTGGAATCTGCCGCTGTACAAGATGTTCGCCGACCCGTTCAACACCGCTGGTCTGGTGATCGATGCGAAGATGCACGCCGGGTTCCGGTTCGAGGTCTACGACCTGTACGAGGAGAAGCGGATCTGGTTCGACTGCCCGAGCGAGCTCTACGAGATGCTGATGTTCATCGGTGCCCCGGCGAGGTACGTGATCCACTCGGTGGAGTCCAAGACCCTGCAGGAGCAGGCGGTGGCGACTTCGACGCAGCGGTTGTCGCTGATCGCGGGCAAGTATGTCGGCAAGGACGATCCGGTGATGATCGTGCGCTGCCAGTCCGGGCTACCCGCGCTGGGTGAGGTGCTGGAACCGTTCTCCTTCGCCTACACCGCGGGCGGGTGCATGCGCGGGTCGCACCACGCGCCGATGATGCCGGTTAGCGTCGACGACGCGCATCCTGCTCGGTTCGACGGTCCGCCACGGGTGGTGGCTCTGGGGTTCCAGGTGCATGAGGGCAAGCTGATCGGGCCGCGGGATCTGTTCGACGACCCGTCGTTCGACCGGGCCCGGGCGCAGACCAACGAGGTGATGGACTACCTGCGCCGCCACGGACCATTCGAACCGCACCGGTTGCCGCTGGAAGACCTGGAGTACACCACCATGGCCGAGCTGGAGAAGCGCCTGGCCGACCGGTGGCAAGCGATGCCGGCGGCGGTGCCCGCACCACGCTGA
- a CDS encoding wax ester/triacylglycerol synthase family O-acyltransferase gives MTTGGVSALDRAFLCLEQDAAPMHLGAVAVFVPRRPVQPDRVAEVLAERAQRISRLQLRVRRSWLPPGHARWEEPAHFHARDHVHTHQLPSPGGREELAVLVAELGAQPLDLNRPLWELHVITGLDGDRFAVLVKLHHALADGCRAIEAGVGLLDGFTPDWAPRQTTASPADTLLDAALRTVGSLSRPRQLLGDALSAARDLPATVQQTFEIASSVVRGMRVPALDSPLHARASAARRVALIPIQRRDIRRTRARHGGTTNDVALAVVAGALRRWLDTRGYPVDGLTLRALVPVNHRSRGKSRADNNQLSGYLCDLPVGEPDPATRLQIVRAAMDRNKNAGPLRGPGAFPVLAGRMPSIAQLLAAPLAGHAAGLLFDIMITNVPLPNVAVSLDGASLRELYPLAPLAAGHALSIAVTEYRDTVHIGVQANRRAVGDLEKLSEALPHAVAELDDLDSRGDARRGAHS, from the coding sequence ATGACAACGGGTGGGGTCAGCGCGCTCGACCGGGCGTTCTTGTGCCTGGAGCAGGATGCGGCGCCGATGCACCTCGGTGCGGTCGCAGTGTTCGTACCGCGGCGTCCGGTGCAGCCGGACAGGGTGGCGGAGGTGCTCGCGGAGCGGGCACAGCGGATTTCGCGACTGCAGCTGCGGGTCCGCCGCTCCTGGCTGCCTCCCGGCCACGCGCGTTGGGAAGAGCCCGCCCATTTCCATGCCCGGGACCACGTCCACACCCACCAGCTGCCGTCACCGGGCGGTCGCGAAGAACTCGCCGTGCTCGTCGCAGAGCTGGGCGCCCAGCCACTGGACCTGAACCGGCCGCTGTGGGAGTTGCACGTGATCACTGGTCTGGACGGCGACCGGTTCGCGGTCCTGGTGAAGCTGCACCACGCCTTGGCCGACGGCTGCAGAGCGATCGAAGCCGGAGTCGGGCTGCTGGACGGCTTCACCCCCGACTGGGCACCGCGACAGACCACCGCCTCACCCGCGGATACCTTGCTCGACGCTGCCTTGCGTACCGTTGGAAGCCTCTCCCGACCGCGCCAACTGCTCGGCGACGCGCTGTCCGCCGCCCGTGATCTCCCGGCAACCGTGCAGCAGACGTTCGAGATTGCCTCGTCTGTGGTGCGCGGCATGAGAGTGCCCGCGCTGGACTCGCCACTGCATGCTCGTGCGTCAGCCGCACGGCGCGTGGCGTTGATTCCCATCCAACGACGCGACATCCGCCGGACCCGCGCCCGCCACGGCGGCACGACCAACGACGTCGCACTTGCCGTCGTGGCCGGCGCGCTGCGGCGTTGGTTGGACACCCGCGGATACCCCGTCGACGGACTCACCCTGCGGGCGCTGGTCCCGGTCAACCACCGGTCGCGAGGAAAGTCGCGAGCCGACAACAACCAGCTGTCGGGCTATCTGTGCGATCTGCCCGTGGGCGAGCCGGACCCCGCGACCCGGCTGCAGATCGTCCGGGCCGCGATGGACCGCAACAAGAACGCCGGTCCGCTGCGTGGGCCCGGTGCCTTCCCGGTGCTCGCCGGCCGAATGCCGTCGATCGCACAACTGCTCGCCGCCCCGCTGGCAGGCCACGCCGCTGGCCTGCTGTTCGACATCATGATCACCAACGTGCCCTTGCCCAATGTGGCGGTGTCGCTGGACGGCGCCTCGCTGCGCGAGCTCTATCCCCTCGCGCCGCTGGCCGCCGGTCACGCCCTGTCCATCGCCGTGACCGAGTACCGCGACACAGTGCACATTGGCGTGCAGGCCAACCGGCGCGCTGTCGGTGACCTGGAGAAGCTCAGCGAAGCCCTACCCCACGCGGTCGCCGAACTCGACGACCTCGACTCCAGAGGAGACGCCCGGCGGGGTGCACATTCATGA
- a CDS encoding SHOCT domain-containing protein — MPYWDGYGMGVWGLTMMTVSMVLFWALVIVAIVALVRYLQRTGRVERGTVTSEELLAERFARGEIDEEEYRRRLTALDERRRRT; from the coding sequence ATGCCTTACTGGGACGGCTACGGCATGGGTGTGTGGGGATTGACGATGATGACGGTGAGCATGGTGCTGTTCTGGGCATTGGTCATCGTGGCCATCGTCGCGCTGGTCCGCTACCTCCAACGCACCGGGCGAGTTGAGCGCGGCACCGTCACTTCTGAAGAGCTCCTGGCGGAGCGTTTCGCCCGTGGGGAGATCGATGAAGAGGAGTACCGCCGCCGGCTGACGGCGCTGGACGAACGCAGACGCCGGACATGA
- a CDS encoding DUF3303 family protein, with the protein MPFPLHQNTRADDMRRRVLEQYEAGTNKPDKIHGWYNLAGGGSGLLLIDTDDPHELTDFLQLYMDLVSWVER; encoded by the coding sequence GTGCCGTTTCCGTTGCACCAGAACACCCGTGCGGACGACATGCGGCGCCGTGTTCTCGAACAGTACGAGGCCGGCACCAACAAGCCGGACAAGATCCATGGCTGGTACAACCTGGCCGGCGGCGGTTCCGGACTCCTGCTCATCGACACCGATGACCCGCACGAGCTCACCGATTTTCTCCAGCTCTACATGGATTTGGTGAGCTGGGTCGAGAGATGA
- a CDS encoding nitroreductase family protein: MSGLPVGRRSRYENPGTAWSADEVAILSDAVLHAPSVQNTRPWSLTLQERTAVLSELAEVPLPEQDLEGRDRRISCGAALENLVLAVRSLGWAADVDVRVAGGAVTATVIGARRAVVTQVENRRFRAISDRRSHRPAFGSRAVSEDIRDSVRSAATSPGVVGRWISGHIEALAMGWMLDYAARVLQADYQRALSMWCQAAPRGAAEQQVDFGLDKDAFTATGLGAIGLVTSHPHVPDACQLAAQIECESVLVISTRADEPYDHVRAGEAVEDAWLEATSRGLVASIMTQPLHLAEVRTRLEDLLDGMAVPQALMRFGYPDPHRRH; this comes from the coding sequence ATGAGCGGCCTGCCTGTGGGACGGCGAAGTCGATACGAGAATCCGGGCACTGCGTGGTCCGCCGATGAGGTTGCGATCCTGTCCGACGCGGTGCTCCATGCCCCGTCGGTGCAGAACACCCGGCCATGGTCACTGACGTTGCAGGAGCGTACCGCTGTGCTGAGTGAACTGGCGGAGGTGCCGTTACCTGAGCAGGATCTTGAGGGGCGCGACAGGCGAATCTCGTGTGGTGCGGCTTTGGAAAACCTGGTGCTGGCCGTGCGCAGTCTGGGTTGGGCGGCGGATGTTGACGTGAGAGTTGCTGGTGGCGCCGTGACTGCGACTGTCATTGGGGCACGGCGGGCGGTGGTGACGCAGGTGGAGAACCGTCGCTTCCGCGCCATTAGTGACCGCCGGTCCCATCGCCCGGCGTTCGGGTCGCGGGCGGTGTCCGAGGACATCCGGGACTCGGTGCGGAGTGCGGCGACCTCGCCGGGCGTCGTCGGCAGGTGGATTTCCGGCCACATCGAGGCCCTGGCGATGGGATGGATGCTCGACTACGCCGCGCGTGTGCTTCAAGCCGATTACCAGCGTGCGCTGAGCATGTGGTGTCAGGCGGCGCCGAGAGGTGCGGCTGAGCAGCAGGTGGACTTCGGGCTGGACAAGGATGCGTTCACCGCGACCGGGCTCGGGGCGATCGGTTTGGTCACCTCCCATCCCCACGTCCCCGATGCCTGCCAGCTGGCGGCACAGATCGAGTGCGAGTCTGTGCTTGTCATCAGCACTCGGGCCGACGAGCCGTACGACCACGTGCGGGCTGGTGAGGCGGTCGAGGACGCGTGGCTGGAGGCCACGAGCCGAGGCTTGGTGGCTTCGATCATGACGCAGCCATTGCACCTGGCAGAGGTCAGGACGAGGCTGGAAGACCTCTTGGACGGGATGGCGGTGCCGCAGGCGCTGATGAGGTTCGGCTACCCGGACCCGCATCGTCGACACTGA
- a CDS encoding universal stress protein: MTVGGRKAIIVGFDLTERSRKAVRWAAHEASSRRRPLLLVHVLTWPFEAHTPTKVPGAGGILEPLQQVLCRELEVLAGSCRGIDADLEVRSDIPFGDPAGVLSELAGTAEVLVLGGPRIEAELGVLGSTSAELLTRRVGAPVVVVRGGREQPDSAPVVVGVDGSSASRLAIGFAYDFASRHGCDLVAVHAWSDLPLDSFARVRQWELPWSEVRDEAEEVLAESLAGWAEQYPNVSVRRSVTPEKPVEALFREAADASLLVVGSHGRGRIRRSVLGSVSHAVVNRAPCPVAVLRAG; the protein is encoded by the coding sequence GTGACGGTCGGGGGCCGCAAGGCGATCATCGTGGGTTTCGACCTGACTGAGCGATCGCGAAAGGCGGTTCGCTGGGCAGCGCATGAGGCGTCCAGCCGACGTCGACCGCTGCTGCTCGTGCACGTGCTGACCTGGCCGTTTGAGGCGCATACCCCGACCAAGGTGCCGGGCGCGGGAGGCATCCTGGAACCGCTGCAGCAAGTCTTGTGTCGGGAGCTCGAGGTGCTTGCAGGAAGCTGCCGCGGGATCGACGCCGACCTCGAGGTGCGCAGCGACATCCCGTTCGGCGATCCGGCCGGGGTGCTCAGCGAGCTCGCAGGGACAGCCGAGGTGCTAGTGCTCGGTGGCCCGCGGATCGAAGCGGAACTGGGGGTCCTGGGCTCGACCTCGGCAGAGCTGCTCACGCGGCGCGTCGGCGCGCCGGTCGTGGTGGTTAGAGGCGGCCGCGAGCAGCCGGATTCGGCTCCGGTCGTGGTGGGTGTCGACGGGTCGTCGGCCAGCAGGCTGGCGATCGGTTTCGCCTACGACTTCGCCTCGCGGCACGGCTGCGACTTGGTGGCGGTGCACGCCTGGAGCGACCTCCCACTGGACTCCTTCGCCCGAGTGCGGCAGTGGGAGCTCCCGTGGAGCGAGGTGCGCGACGAAGCCGAGGAAGTGCTCGCCGAATCCTTGGCTGGCTGGGCAGAGCAATATCCCAACGTCAGCGTTCGACGTTCGGTCACTCCGGAGAAACCCGTGGAAGCGCTGTTCCGCGAAGCAGCGGACGCAAGTCTGCTGGTCGTCGGCAGCCACGGCCGCGGCCGTATCCGCCGCAGCGTGCTCGGTTCGGTCAGCCACGCCGTCGTCAACCGAGCCCCCTGCCCCGTGGCGGTGCTGCGTGCAGGGTGA